Proteins from a genomic interval of Pecten maximus chromosome 13, xPecMax1.1, whole genome shotgun sequence:
- the LOC117341519 gene encoding lactadherin-like, which translates to MYGYFFIFGLIPVAISEDLCGNRFVSGVSDASFSASSTYGSDPTHDYGPSRGRLKTTEFKDASGRTLIGGWSAGKNEVDQFIQVKLNEPTVIRGVVTQGRNGCCKQWVKKYRVLYSGDCVRWRPVGGPNTTDAFFKGNSDEDTPETNIFQCPVIALCVRINPLEWNNHISMRFDLIGCHPVGNTSKVAAASGGGSLTPPASSPVPGGVAIQPVVQGAKRKCVKDCTGKAAGVYQSCDTCDGFVSCVWGLVYKQPCPPGLKWNDLLRVCDFTSSTCP; encoded by the exons ATGTACGGATACTTTTTTATTTTCG GTCTGATTCCCGTGGCCATTAGTGAAG ATTTGTGTGGGAATCGTTTTGTCTCGGGTGTGAGCGATGCCAGCTTCTCAGCTTCATCAACATATGGTTCCGACCCCACACATGATTACGGCCCATCAAGGGGACGCTTAAAGACGACGGAGTTCAAGGACGCCTCTGGGAGGACTCTGATTGGAGGATGGTCGGCAGGTAAAAATGAGGTCGACCAGTTTATCCAG GTAAAACTGAACGAGCCTACAGTGATCCGAGGGGTGGTCACCCAGGGACGGAATGGCTGCTGTAAACAGTGGGTGAAGAAATACCGGGTACTGTATAGTGGTGACTGTGTCCGATGGAGACCTGTCGGGGGACCAAACACCACAGACGCC TTCTTTAAGGGTAACAGTGACGAGGACACACCGGAGACAAACATATTTCAGTGCCCTGTGATTGCGTTGTGTGTCCGTATAAACCCTCTTGAGTGGAACAATCACATCTCCATGAGGTTCGACCTCATAGGATGTCATCCTGTCG GAAACACCTCGAAAGTTGCTGCAGCATCAGGAGGTGGCAGTTTGACGCCCCCTGCCAGTTCACCTGTCCCAG GAGGTGTAGCTATACAGCCCGTGGTTCAAGGTGCCAAACGAA AATGTGTGAAGGACTGTACGGGAAAGGCCGCCGGAGTGTACCAGTCATGTGACACATGTGACGGCTTCGTGAGTTGTGTATGGGGACTCGTGTACAAACAGCCATGTCCGCCCGGCCTCAAGTGGAACGACCTTTTACGGGTGTGTGACTTCACTTCATCAACCTGTCCGTAG